A part of Cotesia glomerata isolate CgM1 linkage group LG4, MPM_Cglom_v2.3, whole genome shotgun sequence genomic DNA contains:
- the LOC123264380 gene encoding putative mediator of RNA polymerase II transcription subunit 26, protein MGDNVPRKSHKLSDVNKKIPNAINRTTTETMRLGEPDRTHPALGLSVPSNITPSSQCKKKTSSFQITSVTVGTRMSNDAGEDSNDDLDESHGEDTSIELSRITDIETPSYSEDTFSKEDVFFNASNAALSTAPVIPTSSQYGLAIVPSEGGNVNNSTNDTNINSLDIASVTDNNIINLLSSTAKQDTDIREVHSHGRNERFKVVKIESTEPFKRGRWTCMDYLDHTNSVNQSNAIGTPKVSDPNEVCISYGVTDGGIIALDPSKSLTTEDNGIINVDMNGHATHQDIISSMISNTVATSAPSSSSIVNPNANVAATAAAVAYSVSNNSLPQNVQRTVAPVQQPTQIPQYFQSSPQQQHQQQQQQQQQQQQQQQHQQQQQQQQQQQQQQQQQQQQQQQQQHQQQHQHHQHPHQHQPQGGQQQQQGSTLPANLQNSHPNNLGQPQSMPQGSIPIITQTNNNNVTPQQTISHTKEDNTYVTVSSQNQSMPGQNVCQPSVQSSTPGSQATNILVTQHQPQQQTQPQPQQQQQQQQQQQQGLQAPTSMTQISEPINTLQNIQGMQGIHSVPQTSIQQPTSTIHVPGGPLPTQVIPPTAMQQPQPAAANSQVQMTQVSGNCQNVVPGIQQQQSSMGFHQSDIELDSMSGGLANAGSSQLADAALLECLAEVTQTNDDHHTLEDNESMSGTSAVAIDNKIEQAMDLVKSHLMFAVREEVEVLKEKIAELMDRINQLEAENSILRAHATPETLAQLSQSTTKLPQNNSASGQ, encoded by the exons ATGGGAGATAATGTGCCCAGAAAATCGCACAAGCTGTCGgacgttaataaaaaaataccaaacGCAATTAATCGTACGACAACGGAGACTATGAGACTTGGTGAGCCAGACAGAACACACCCGGCGTTGGGTCTGTCTGTGCCTAGCAACATTACGCCGAGCAGTCAGTGcaagaaaaaaacatcatCCTTTCAAATAACTAGCGTCACTGTTGGCACCCGTATGAGTAATGACGCCGGTGAAGATTCAAACGATGATCTTGATGAGTCACACGGCGAAGATACATCTATTGAGTTATCAAGAATTACGGATATTGAAACCCCGAGCTATTCCGAAGACACATTTTCAAAGGaggatgttttttttaatgccaGTAATGCTGCTCTAAGTACTGCACCCGTTATTCCAACTAGTTCACAGTACGGACTTGCCATAGTACCGTCCGAAGGTggtaatgttaataattcaaCAAACGacacaaatattaattcacTTGATATTGCCTCTGTTACTGAtaataacattattaatttgttatcgAGTACCGCTAAACAGGACACGGATATCCGGGAGGTACATTCACATGGACGTAATGAGAGATTCAAAGTTGTTAAAATCGAAAGCACGGAACCTTTTAAACGGGGTCGATGGACGTGCATGGACTACCTTGATCACACTAATTCGGTTAATCAGTCGAATGCCATTGGTACACCCAAAGTATCCGATCCAAATGAAGTATGTATATCGTATGGTGTCACGGACGGTGGGATTATTGCACTAGATCCGTCCAAGTCTTTGACCACTGAAGATAATGGCATTATCAATGTCGATATGAATGGACACGCGACACATCAAGATATTATTAGCTCTATGATTTCAAATACTGTTGCTACTTCTGCTCCATCTTCTTCTTCTATTGTTAATCCTAATGCTAATGTTGCTGCtactgctgctgctgttgcttATTCTGTTAGTAATAATTCTTTACCACAGAATGTCCAGCGTACTGTTGCACCCGTTCAACAGCCTACTCAGATACCCCAATACTTCCAATCATCACCGCAGCAGCAACaccagcagcagcagcaacagcaacaacaacaacaacaacaacaacaacatcagcagcaacaacaacaacaacagcagcaacaacaacaacaacagcagcaacaacaacaacaacaacaacaacaacaccaacaacaacatCAGCACCATCAACATCCACATCAACACCAACCACAAGGTGgtcaacagcaacaacaaggTTCGACGTTACCTGCTAATTTGCAAAATTCACATCCTAATAATTTAGGACAACCTCAGAGTATGCCTCAAGGTTCTATTCCTATTATTACTCAgactaataataacaatgtgACGCCACAACAAACTATAAGTCATACGAAGGAGGATAATACGTATGTAACAGTAAGCTCGCAAAATCAATCTATGCCAGGTCAAAATGTTTGTCAACCGTCAGTACAATCATCGACACCAGGTTCCCAGGCTACTAATATCCTCGTAACACAACACCAGCCTCAGCAACAAACTCAACCCCAGCctcagcagcagcagcaacagcaacagcagcagcagcagggGCTGCAAGCGCCGACATCGATGACTCAAATTTCCGAGCCAATCAACACCTTGCAGAATATCCAGGGCATGCAGGGTATCCACAGTGTTCCTCAGACAAGTATACAACAACCGACTTCAACAATTCATGTTCCTGGTGGTCCTCTTCCTACGCAAGTGATTCCTCCGACGGCGATGCAACAGCCACAACCAGCAGCTGCTAATAGTCAGGTACAGATGACCCAAGTTTCTGGAAACTGTCAAAATGTTGTTCCTGGAATTCAACAGCAGCAGAGTTCTATGGGTTTTCATCAATCCGACATAGAGCTGGACTCCATGTCGGGAGGACTAGCTAATGCCGGTAGTAGTCAATTAGCAGACGCGGCGCTCCTTGAATGCCTTGCTGAGGTAACACAGACCAACGATGATCATCATACACTTGAAGACAATGAAAG TATGTCGGGGACAAGTGCTGTAGCTATTGATAACAAGATTGAACAAGCCATG gatTTGGTCAAGAGTCATCTAATGTTTGCTGTGAGAGAAGAAGTTGAAGtgctgaaagaaaaaatagccGAGCTAATGGATCGTATAAATCAGCTCGAGgctgaaaattcaattttaagagcACACGCGACACCCGAAACACTAGCTCAATTGAGCCAATCGACAACCAAATTACCCCAAAATAATTCAGCAAGTGGTCAATAG
- the LOC123263132 gene encoding E3 ubiquitin-protein ligase hyd yields MTSIHFVVHPLPGTDDQLNDRLKEVAEKINRYGFVTPPAFSGLKSSVRRIVVGPSHIALLMDDNRICRVAFTVLSDRLDLSKNEPNRTPSKNHVGNSNSVPSGSGTGGGGNRANIRSRARIMRSSSAIRGGGGGAGGGGSGTGGGSSRIGPPGVIMGGGGSSSSRPIVSVPAPFVPEDLISQAQVVLQGKSRNLIIRELQRTNLDVNLAVNNLLSRDDEEGDDADDAADSYVPEDLISLLDGGFSNEQSVIIDADSMFSEDMFGYGVMRNRGSSSRRLGIDREGERSTDRDRDRDSFSRWRDRQYYGPRRWLETALKDCWEKDPESKKKELASQSPLWISEDLEWWHERSGEPAPRFVQIVALYSELIAVSATGQLYQWRWADSEPYRNAENPNIHHPKTIPLALVGEKVINISATAIRCSVSTESGKVATWLDELLGHVASRLEHPAQAFTEFTLDKIVSLHTCALYTVAKLESGTLYWWGVLPFAQRKKLWEKYKAKSCKNRPMTVVTADISYGTHVCMKNSPIYQAGAIGFTIANGVPKVGQLLSAAWDLDATCRFKILPAGTLLPNNVIKTEANSNGSNTSTSKNSYKETADRLDMPPPPSPASSTCSDTGSITTSHKRQKRMTPRSEGESERKDEEDWQLKDVVFVEDVKTVPIGKVIKVDGLYVAVKFFSKDSKEKEKEMKEKDFITSDFKDLTADEMMKLIAECRLLRKDEVQVVKSSVNSRTPDCFQRTPRRVNIAEGVSESILTVSTDGQGIHAIVKNGNKLNYVVYNLSTGRYVQDCYLPSEINSFLGLEPQNISLTSAGENTECSMILRDGNNTIYPIAKDCAESIRDSNWLDLVPVVCIGASTIPIPSCSNSTNLKNQVAVIALVFDNLVVMPRILRCDYEGVKQVLINCEHDVAKTNNIQQIQSILQERCDGNRNIFHACVNMCSPTSNKDNEQNVERELVTCAVDGNTTPIEEPIPPLSWPPELDNTSGEEDSLLSIGAASISMMNKSVTGSTTSNTYITDSSERRNNALLILKYLCEAAVLSPHLKELLTAKDAQGQTPLMLAVSVRAYHAALILLDTIQRVGKDAKECSSMILPSDASPDLSPLFVTCCNDTCSFTWTGDDHINQDIFECRTCGLTGSLCCCTECARVCHRGHDCKLKRTSPTAYCDCWQKCKCRALIAGHQGARYDLLCRLVTNTDLATKINSRGECILLFLVQTVGRQSIEQRQFRSVPRQRSTSASRKTPSSDGHGADTNMPDHDLEPPRFCRRAFERLLNDWPAVQCMIMTGVTENGNDQLFGDAGQSVRQNGTALLDKFTHTLLVKCTAEMLDILLTTLIRELQNDTIPGRQEEANIVARRFVRSVARIFVIFTIEMAPNPTKNRRSVTQATPPLIKCRRVFRALIKLAVEELCETADSLIAPVRLGVARPTAPFTLTGSAMEVVNGSEELFSIDPLIPHSGVNVQTLDPTLEQPPGNNNIAISRDVVAMDEAEVGEEVPMDLDGDISEHEDNGLPGIPGVPTSQPMSEGDSHAGGVGEEQAGDGESDTELDLLAEAETESDSDDNHSNQDAASAQRSVQTGATAGSDGGIGSIVLFPEDESGESSQQEDDESEAGETDEQESEEFPISDEHLERRSGSSGHLPRNNLAPMSMQWAIRNNRELNTRTAGSRVTGGSNMIFIDPSSLRRSTATSAVAAAQEPITMGTTASCLARAFGIVIRMIADLLTMVPNYKSNAPALSRLMEVTYQDAVHLQMYLEGHLKPTWDWLLVVMDATEAQLRFGVSLTRSADPTHPEHPLNNAPSLSGGNFTGLLNSAALSLTLQGNSGRNQRTGITASNNISTTQGSTRLTVGFTGVGEAPRGTREREAGDAHWARREFLSYCLSLMRAHNGEHRDSLPVLDVSALRHVAYVFDALAYYMRSLNEPLGTRGENQKESTIYSAWNDQDENDNDEGDEDILPAASAMETDSVDYPDLLQVPVCGAGNSSNTLGKGRKHPFLQRSDSTLCLGCPSLDPFDTNISEALPLADQPHLLQPHSRREDLFGVPRQPVAGTSTGVNNNLFEGLPTRLGLSARNVDSATTSSIIPSFSQVIQGPSGTVNTGNNTTSITTSTINTIPNNINMNNSNSNCSTSSSNSSNSLSGISIDNNKRSNLLLMSEPGCSKQSEKQKLSNQTMGTTATIATGSNDNSSMSTMNEQIDRAPIIVSPNSQNDNNTTTTTATTTTTTTTTTTATTNNKGKEICKSGRSVIVRAGTVNDSNVNNKINASEVLVIPTVEAQNGAEEVDPAATSQEISAHETVETSPVESARAVSTIGTNISHNILLGRWRLSLDLFGRVFMEDVGLEAGSVVSELGGFPVKEAKFRRDMEKLRNSQQKDITLSKVERDRTQLLVQTMKELNTQYNLYNRRASSTPPLAVNRVKVTFKDEPGEGSGVARSFYTAIAEALLANDKLPNLEAAQVGTKYSQYNVLQKLKSRDRDPHLRRQNPRSSGKYRETRRQLSFEARSFHPTFPTEGASGSGGAGGSSSSSNAIPVAHVYNDHLTTHQQNLGDRLYPKVHALRPALAEKITGMLLELTPAQLLMLLASEEALQQKVEEACDLIHSHNQDLASEALLDLDVFSLTERCGANKKKMDNSILDDTEDNAPLFYSPGKRGFYTPRQGRASYERLNAFRNVGRLIGLCLLQNELCPIFLNRHVIKYILSRPIRFHDLAFFDSVIYESLRQLVVDAETKDSNSLFSALDLTFSIDLCPEEGGGSIDLVASGRDVEVTASNVYDYVRRYAEVRMIKVQEKALEAMREGVFDVLPEGALDGLTSEDLRLLLNGVGDINVSVLISYTSFNDESGESMERLVKFKRWLWSIVEKMSHVERQDLVYFWTGSPALPASEDGFQPMPSVTIRPADDAHLPTANTCISRLYVPLYSSRHVLRHKLLLAIKTKNFGFV; encoded by the exons ATGATGCAGCTGACAGTTATGTACCCGAAGATCTTATTTCACTGTTAGACGGTGGATTTAGTAATGAACAGTCTGTTATTATTGACGCTGATTCGATGTTTTCAGAGGATATGTTTGGTTATGGCGTTATGCGTAACCGTGGAAGCTCATCACGAAGACTGGGTATCGATCGCGAGGGAGAAAGATCTACGGATCGTGATCGTGATCGCGACAGTTTTAGTCGTTGGCGTGATCGCCAGTACTACGGGCCACGCAGGTGGTTAGAAACAGCGCTGAAGGATTGTTGGGAGAAAGATCCTGAGAGTAAAAAGAAAGAATTAGCATCACAAAGTCCACTGTGGATATCTGAAGATTTAGAATGGTGGCACGAGAGAAGTGGTGAACCAGCACCACGTTTTGTACAAATAGTTGCGCTTTACAGTGAACTTATTGCTGTTTCTGCGACAGGACAATTATACCAATGGAGATGGGCTGATTCAGAGCCATATAGAAACGCTGAAAATCCAAATATACACCATCCCAAGACAATACCACTGGCATTAGTGGgtgaaaaagttattaatatatCTGCTACAGCAATACGTTGTTCTGTAAGTACTGAGAGTGGTAAAGTTGCAACTTGGCTTGATGAACTTCTTGGTCATGTTGCATCACGTTTAGAACATCCAGCTCAAGCATTCACTGAATTTACACTTGATAAGATAGTATCACTTCACACTTGCGCACTATACACTGTTGCTAAACTTGAGAGTGGTACTCTTTACTGGTGGGGTGTTTTACCATTTGCACAACGTAaaaaattatgggaaaaaTACAAAGCTAAATCATGTAAAAATCGACCAATGACCGTTGTTACGGCTGATATTAGTTATGGAACtcatgtatgtatgaaaaatagtCCTATTTATCAAGCTGGAGCTATTGGATTTACAATAGCCAATGGAGTACCAAAAGTTGGACAATTATTGTCAGCAGCATGGGATTTAGATGCTACTTgtcgatttaaaattttaccagCTGGAACTTTATTACCCAATAATGTCATTAAAACAGAAGCTAACAGTAATGGCAGTAATACCAGTACAagtaaaaatagttataaagAAACAGCTGATAGACTTGATATGCCACCACCACCATCACCAGCGTCTAGTACTTGCAGTGATACCGGGAGTATAACAACAAGTCATAAACGGCAAAAACGTATGACACCTCGGAGTGAAGGTGAATCCGAAAGAAAAGATGAAGAGGATTGGCAACTCAAAGACGTTGTATTTGTAGAAGACGTTAAAACTGTACCTATTGGTAAAGTTATAAAGGTTGATGGCTTGTATGTAGCtgttaaatttttctcaaaagatTCTaaggaaaaagaaaaagaaatgaaagaaaaagatTTCATTACATCGGATTTTAAGGACTTGACTGCTGATGAGATGATGAAACTTATTGCTGAATGCAGATTATTGAGAAAAGATGAAGTTCAAGTTGTTAAATCTTCGGTTAATTCTCGCACTCCTGACTGTTTTCAACGTACTCCTCGACGGGTTAATATCGCTGAAGGTGTAAGTGAAAGTATATTGACAGTATCAACAGACGGACAAGGTATTCAtgcaattgttaaaaatgggaataaattaaattatgttgTTTACAATCTCAGTACTGGAAGATATGTCCAAGATTGTTATTTACCATctgaaataaattcatttttaggACTTGAACCACAAAATATTAGTTTAACGAGTGCTGGTGAGAATACCGAGTGTTCGATGATATTACGCGATGGTAATAATACCATTTATCCAATAGCTAAAGATTGTGCCGAGTCAATACGTGATTCTAATTGGCTTGATTTAGTTCCAGTAGTTTGTATTGGTGCATCAACAATTCCCATACCAAGCTGTTCTAATTCAAcaaacttaaaaaatcaagTAGCTGTTATTGCATTGGTATTTGATAATCTCGTGGTAATGCCACGTATTCTTCGTTGTGATTACGAAGGAGTTAAacaagtattaattaattgtgaaCATGATGTTGctaaaactaataatattCAACAAATACAATCCATATTACAAGAACGTTGTGATGGTAATCGTAATATTTTTCATGCCTGCGTAAATATGTGCTCACCAACATCTAATAAAGATAACGAGCAAAATGTTGAACGTGAATTGGTTACATGTGCTGTTGACGGTAATACGACACCCATTGAAGAGCCAATACCACCACTCAGCTGGCCACCAGAGCTCGATAATACATCGGGTGAAGAAGACAGCTTATTAAGCATCGGAGCTGCGAGTATTTCAATGATGAATAAATCTGTAACAGGATCTACTACCAGTAATACATATATAACAGATTCTTCAGAGCGTAGAAACAATGCTCTTTTGATATTAAAGTATCTGTGTGAAGCCGCTGTACTTTCTCCACATCTGAAAGAATTACTTACGGCTAAAGACGCTCAAGGACAAACTCCATTAATGCTGGCAGTATCAGTTAGAGCTTATCATGCAGCACTTATCCTATTGGATACAATTCAACGTGTAGGAAAAGACGCCAAAGAATGTTCATCAATGATTTTGCCATCGGACGCAAGTCCAGATTTATCGCCACTCTTTGTAACTTGCTGTAATGATACCTGTAGTTTTACTTGGACCGGTGATGATCATATTAATCAAGATATATTTGAGTGTCGTACTTGTGGTTTAACCGGTTCACTGTGCTGTTGCACTGAGTGTGCTCGTGTTTGTCATCGTGGTCatgattgtaaattaaaaCGTACTTCACCAACAGCTTATTGTGACTGTTGGCAAAAGTGCAAGTGCCGTGCTTTAATTGCTGGACACCAGGGTGCACGTTATGATCTACTTTGTCGACTTGTTACTAACACTGATTTAgcaactaaaataaattcacgcgGAGAATGTATACTTTTGTTTTTGGTACAAACTGTTGGCCGTCAGTCTATTGAACAAAGACAATTCCGTTCGGTCCCACGACAACGATCAACTTCAGCGAGCCGTAAGACCCCCTCATCAGATGGACATGGAGCAGATACAAATATGCCAGATCATGATTTGGAGCCTCCACGTTTTTGTAGACGTGCATTTGAACGTTTGCTCAACGATTGGCCTGCAGTTCAGTGCATGATTATGACAGGAGTTACTGAAAATGGTAATGATCAATTGTTCGGCGATGCCGGGCAATCAGTACGACAAAATGGTACTGCATTATTGGataaatttacacatacaCTTTTGGTAAAGTGTACTGCTGAGATGTTGGATATATTACTTACAACATTGATAAGAGAATTACAAAATGACACGATACCAGGACGTCAAGAAGAAGCTAATATTGTTGCGCGACGTTTTGTTAGATCTGTTGCTAGAATTTTTGTGATATTCACTATTGAAATGGCACCTAATCCAACTAAAAATCGCCGAAGTGTTACACAGGCTACTCCACCATTAATTAAATGCCGACGTGTATTTCGTGCGCTAATAAAACTTGCCGTTGAAGAGCTCTGTGAAACAGCAGACTCTCTGATAGCTCCCGTAAGACTGGGCGTTGCCAGGCCAACAGCACCGTTTACTCTTACCGGTTCAGCAATGGAAGTTGTCAATGGCTCTGAAGAATTATTTTCTATAGATCCTTTGATCCCGCACAGTGGAGTTAATGTCCAAACATTAGATCCGACTTTAGAACAACCACcgggtaataataatattgcgaTATCTCGAGATGTCGTGGCGATGGATGAGGCTGAGGTTGGCGAGGAAGTTCCCATGGATTTAGACGGCGACATAAGTGAGCATGAAGACAATGGATTGCCAGGAATACCCGGAGTACCAACAAGTCAGCCAATGAGTGAAGGTGACAGTCATGCTGGTGGTGTCGGAGAAGAGCAAGCTGGTGATGGCGAGTCTGATACTGAGCTTGATTTATTGGCAGAAGCTGAAACAGAGTCTGATTCAGATGACAATCATAGCAATCAAGACGCTGCTTCCGCTCAAAGAAGTGTACAAACCGGTGCAACAGCTGGCTCTGATGGCGGTATCGGTTCTATTGTATTATTCCCTGAAGACGAATCTGGGGAATCAAGTCAACAAGAAGATGATGAAAGTGAAGCTGGTGAAACTGATGAACAAGAGTCTGAAGAATTTCCAATAAGTGACGAACATTTAGAACGTAGAAGTGGATCTTCAGGTCATTTGCCTCGCAATAATTTAGCACCAATGTCGATGCAATGGGCGATAAGAAATAATCGTGAATTAAATACCAGAACCGCTGGATCAAGAGTTACGGGAGGTAgtaatatgatttttattgatcCATCTTCATTGCGACGATCAACAGCAACTTCAGCAGTCGCTGCTGCTCAAGAGCCTATTACTATGGGTACAACTGCTAGTTGTTTAGCTCGTGCATTTGGTATTGTCATTAGAATGATTGCTGATTTATTGACAATGGTTCCTAATTACAAGAGTAACGCTCCGGCTTTGTCACGACTAATGGAAGTTACCTATCAAGACGCTGTTCATTTACAG ATGTACTTGGAGGGCCATTTAAAACCTACATGGGACTGGTTGTTAGTAGTGATGGATGCAACAGAAGCTCAATTGAGATTTGGTGTATCATTAACACGAAGTGCTGATCCGACGCACCCTGAGCATCCTCTCAATAATGCGCCTTCATTGTCAGGCGGTAATTTTACAGGTCTGTTGAATTCAGCAGCTTTGTCGTTAACTTTGCAAGGTAACAGTGGTCGTAATCAACGGACTGGTATAACTGCTAGCAACAATATTTCCACTACTCAAGGATCAACACGACTCACCGTTGGTTTTACAGGAGTTGGCGAAGCGCCGCGAGGTACTAGAGAGCGAGAAG cCGGCGACGCACACTGGGCAAGACGTGAATTTTTGTCATATTGTTTATCTTTGATGCGAGCACACAACGGTGAACATAGAGATAGTTTGCCGGTATTAGATGTTTCGGCATTACGGCACGTAGCTTACGTATTTGATGCGCTCGCCTACTACATGAGATCATTGAATGAGCCTCTTGGTACACGTGGAGAAAATCAAAAAGAATCAACTATCTATTCAGCTTGGAATGACCAG gATGAAAATGACAATGATGAAGGAGATGAAGATATTTTACCAGCTGCTTCTGCAATGGAAACAGATTCAGTAGATTATCCTGATTTATTACAAGTACCAGTCTGTGGTGCTGGAAATTCAAGTAATACATTAGGAAAGGGTCGAAAGCATCCATTTTTACAACGCTCAGATTCAACACTTTGTCTTGGTTGTCCATCGCTAGATCCATTTGATACGAATATAAGTGAAGCATTACCACTGGCCGATCAACCGCATTTATTACAACCGCACTCACGTCGTGAAGATTTATTCGGTGTACCACGGCAACCAGTTGCTGGTACTTCTACCGgagttaataataatctatttgAGGGGTTACCTACAAGACTGGGTCTTTCTGCCCGCAATGTCGATAGCGCAACTACATCCTCAATAATTCCATCATTTAGTCAAGTTATTCAAGGACCCAGTGGTACTGTTAACACCGGCAATAATACTACTTCTATAACTACGTCTACAATTAATACTATCCCTAATAACATTAATATGAATAACAGCAATAGTAATTGTAGTACTAGTAGTAGTAATAGTAGTAATTCTTTGTCTGGAATatcaattgataataataaacgtAGTAATTTATTGCTAATGAGTGAACCAGGATGCAGTAAACAATcggaaaaacaaaaattatcaaatcaAACAATGGGAACAACTGCTACAATAGCAACTGGTAGTAATGATAACTCATCAATGTCTACAATGAATGAACAAATTGATCGCGCTCCTATAATTGTATCCCCTAACAgtcaaaatgataataatacaaCAACTACAACTGCAACAACAactacaacaacaacaacaacaaccaCCGCAACAACAAATAATAAAGGAAAGGAAATATGTAAGAGCGGTAGAAGTGTTATAGTTAGAGCTGGTACAGTTAATGATtcaaatgttaataataaaataaatgcatCTGAAGTATTAGTTATCCCAACAGTTGAAGCGCAAAATGGTGCTGAAGAAGTCGATCCAGCGGCAACTAGTCAAGAAATATCAGCACATGAGACTGTTGAAACAAGCCCTGTCGAATCTGCGCGTGCTGTATCAACTATTGGAACAAATATTTCACATAATATACTATTAGGTCGTTGGAGATTATCACTTGATCTATTTGGACGTGTATTTATGGAAGATGTTGGACTTGAAGCTGGTTCTGTTGTATCTGAGTTGGGCGGTTTTCCGGTTAAAGAAGCTAAATTTCGCAGGGACAtggaaaaattaagaaattccCAGCAAAAAGACATCACTCTATCAAAG GTGGAACGAGACAGAACGCAATTATTGGTTCAAACAATGAAGGAATTAAATACACAATACAATCTGTACAATAGAAGAGCATCAAGTACTCCGCCATTAGCTGTCAATCGTGTTAAAGTTACGTTTAAAGATGAACCTGGTGAAGGATCTGGTGTTGCGAGGAGTTTTTATACTGCTATTGCTGAGGCCCTTTTAGCTAATGATAAGCTGCCTAATTTGGAAGCTGCACAAGTTGGTACTAAGTATTCACAATATAATGTTCTACAGAAATTAAAGAGTCGTGACAGAGATCCACATTTGCGACGCCAa AATCCAAGATCATCGGGTAAATACCGAGAAACACGTAGACAACTATCTTTTGAAGCTCGATCTTTCCATCCTACATTCCCGACGGAGGGAGCTAGTGGTTCAGGAGGTGCTGGAGGTTCATCTTCAAGCAGCAATGCAATACCTGTAGCTCATGTTTACAACGATCATCTAACAACACACCAACAAAACCTAGGAGATCGTTTATACCCAAAAGTTCATGCACTAAGACCAGCACTTGCTGAAAAAATAACGGGAATGTTACTTGAATTAACTCCAGCTCAATTGCTGATGCTGTTGGCCTCTGAAGAAGCATTGCAGCAAAAGGTAGAAGAAGCGTGTGATTTAATACACAGTCACAATCAAGATCTGGCTAGTGAAGCTCTGCTCGATCTCGATGTATTTAGTTTAACTGAACGGTGTGGCgctaataaaaagaaaatggaTAACAGCATTTTAGACGATACTGAGGACAATGCTCCGTTATTTTATTCACCAGGTAAACGTGGTTTTTACACACCACGGCAAGGTCGAGCTAGTTATGAACGTCTCAATGCATTCAGAAATGTTGGCAG ACTTATAGGTCTTTGTCTGTTACAAAACGAATTATGTCCTATATTCCTCAATCGTcatgttattaaatatatactaTCAAGACCAATACGTTTTCACGATTTGGCATTCTTTGACAGTGTTATTTATGAAAGTTTAAGACAATTGGTAGTTGACGCAGAGACTAAAGACAGCAATAGTTTATTTTCTGCACTGGATCTGACATTCag TATTGACTTATGTCCTGAAGAAGGTGGTGGCTCTATCGATCTTGTAGCCAGCGGGCGAGACGTTGAAGTAACAGCGAGCAATGTCTATGACTACGTACGGCGATATGCGGAAGTTCGTATGATTAAAGTACAGGAGAAAGCTTTGGAAGCAATGCGTGAAGGTGTATTTGACGTATTACCAGAGGGAGCATTGGATGGTTTAACATCTGAAGATTTGAGGCTTTTATTAAATGGCGTCGGTGATATAAATGTATCTGTGCTTATTTCATACACGTCATTTAATGATGAATCTGGAGAGTCGATGGAAAGACTTGTTAAATTTAAACGGTGGCTATGGtctattgttgaaaaaatgtcTCATGTTGAACGACAGGATTTG gtTTATTTCTGGACCGGATCACCAGCATTACCAGCAAGTGAAGATGGTTTCCAACCAATGCCTAGTGTAACAATCAGACCTGCAGATGATGCTCATTTACCAACGGCAAATACATGTATTTCACGTTTATACGTTCCACTGTACAGCTCACGTCATGTGTTACGCCATAAGCTATTACTTGCTATCAAAACTAAGAATTTCGGATTCGTATGA